In Pseudemcibacter aquimaris, the sequence TGGTCACGCACCGCTTATTTCTGTAGTTTCCAGTGGATATTTTTAGATGGTAATCAAAATGATTTTAATTGGCCTAGGCAGCAATTTAACAACCGATGAATTTGCGACTTCAAAAGAAATTCTTGAAGCGGCAATGGATATGCTTGCCCAGCGCGGCGTTGAAATTTTGAAAAGGTCAGCGTTTTATGAAACGGAACCGGTGCCAAAATCGGATCAGCCATGGTTTTGTAATGCGGTTGTTTCGGTTGAAACGAAAATGGGGGCGATTGATCTTTTAAAATTATTGCATGATATTGAACATGACCTTGGTCGTGTTAGACGGAAACGTTGGGAAGCAAGGATCATTGATCTTGATCTATTAAGTTATAATGATGAGATATTCCCATCCAGAGATGAATGGGAAAGTGAAGCGCAGAATATAAATCCCGAACATGCGATCATCCCCCATGGGCGACTCCATGAAAGGGATTTTGTACTGATTCCCATGATGGATATATGCCCCGATTGGCAGCATCCAGTGCTGGGCAAAACCACTGAAAAAATGCTGGCCGGGCAGCAATCCGCTGGAATTGTACGAAAAATGCTGTAAAATAAGCACTTATTTACTTGATATTGGCTTTACAGGTTTATTTAACAATTGTATAAGCCGTATCTTTATACGCCGAAAAGGCAGAACTATATTTATGGAGAAAGTGCAACATGGCACGCGTTACCGTAGAAGATTGCGAAGATAAAGTTACTAACAGATTTGACCTTGTGCTGCTTTCAGCGCGTCGTGCTCGTCAAATTTCAGCTGGTGCACCGATCACTGTTGAACGTGACAATGATAAAAACCCTGTTGTTGCTCTTCGTGAAATCGCTGATGAAACAATTAATCCTGCTGATCTTGAAGAAGCAGTGCTTTACGGCCTTCAAAAACATGTTGAGGTCGACGAGCCGGAAGAAGATGATATTTCACTTCTGCTTGCTGAACAGAAGCTTTCTGAAAATAATCAGGACATGACAGCAGACAACCTTGCAAAAGTTGCGATGGAAGTAAAATCTGATATTGCAACAGCAGAAGCAGAAGCGGCAGCAGAACTTGAAGCGGCCCTTAATGCGGTTGAGGATGACGCAGAGTAATTGCACCAGAAAATAATCTAAAAAAAAGACTTGTTTGAGGTGTTCTCAGCAAGTCTTTTTTTGTATTATAATCAAATGAATAACAAGAATATGGAATTTGGCAGATGATA encodes:
- the folK gene encoding 2-amino-4-hydroxy-6-hydroxymethyldihydropteridine diphosphokinase — its product is MVIKMILIGLGSNLTTDEFATSKEILEAAMDMLAQRGVEILKRSAFYETEPVPKSDQPWFCNAVVSVETKMGAIDLLKLLHDIEHDLGRVRRKRWEARIIDLDLLSYNDEIFPSRDEWESEAQNINPEHAIIPHGRLHERDFVLIPMMDICPDWQHPVLGKTTEKMLAGQQSAGIVRKML
- the rpoZ gene encoding DNA-directed RNA polymerase subunit omega; this translates as MARVTVEDCEDKVTNRFDLVLLSARRARQISAGAPITVERDNDKNPVVALREIADETINPADLEEAVLYGLQKHVEVDEPEEDDISLLLAEQKLSENNQDMTADNLAKVAMEVKSDIATAEAEAAAELEAALNAVEDDAE